A window of Drosophila sulfurigaster albostrigata strain 15112-1811.04 chromosome X, ASM2355843v2, whole genome shotgun sequence genomic DNA:
CTCaaggggcagcagcagcaacaacaatgaatcAGTCTATATATGAACTGTATCAGTTTCTCAGTGCTCACTGACCCCGAAAAGTTCCACTGCCACAGTTGCCACAGAGCGAGTGAAGTATCAAGTCATGAACTCATGCAATCAAGCAGCTAAATTCTAGCTATTCAAAGAAGCGGACTCACAAGTTCAACTGAAGAGGTGAATAGAACTCTGCAAAACATGACACAGCTggctataataatattttctttaattagaataatgtaaattataatttggGACTTTAAAATAATGAGAAATTCGTTCCACTTTTCGGTCACAAGTTCATAGTTCAACTGAAAGGATGACAAATTTGTATAGATATCGCAAAAACAAGATgcatatttatacccgctacccatagggcaGAAGGATATcctaactttgtgccggcaggaaatgtatgtagcaggtagaaggaggcatctccgaccctataaagtatatatattcttcatcagcatcaacagccgagacgatctagccatgtccgtctggtTGGTAAAAATAAAGCTTGCAAATTTCTAGCTTATACTTAAAATGAGTTACTTCAAACTGTTGTTCACAAGTCGTAGTCGTGGGTGTGGCGATTGTCCTCGCGGTCATCCCCCAAGGCAACCCAGTCCTGGGCAATAAAGTCCGCCGCCCTTTCCCCGATCATGATGGCAGCGGCATTTGTGTTGGCACTGACGATATTAGGCATAATGCTGGCATCGGCTACACGCAGATTGTCGACACCGTGCAGCTGAAGGCGGGGACTGACACAGGCCTCCGGATCGCTGGCCGGTGACATCTTGAGGGTCCCCGACTGATGGTAGCAGGTCATTGAAAAGTACTTCGCATAGCAACGCCAATAGTCATCGGATCGATACTCATAGCCGGCATCGCACTCCTCAATGGGCATGTGCGTGAGTTGGGCACCCGATGCCTTGTAGGCGGCAGTGTCGAGCAGTTGCTCCTGGTATCGTATGCCACGCAATATCGTTGCCAAATCTTCGGGGTGGGACAGATAGTTGCTGAAGAGGAGCGGAGCTTCGTTGGGGTTTTCTTGGCGTAGACGCAACTCGCCCTTGGACTGGGGTTGCGAGAGCACCACAAAGATGCAGAGCAGATCAGAGTCGATCAGTAGCTGCTGAAGATGCTGTACATACTGCTCCTGGATGCTGATACCATCCACAAACATGGCAAGCACATCCTGACGGCCGTGTGTTATGAACAGATGAAGCAGCTCAACGTCCGGATAGCGTtgatcgctgctgctgttcgtgtTGATGAAGCCCACAATGGAGGTGGTGCCAATGTTGGCCAACGAACCCTTACGACTCAACAGATACTCATAGATGCTGTCAAGTATCTCCTTTTCGGACTGCGGCTCGTTCACCTGCAACTGCATGAAGATCGGAACTAAGACATGATCCTGAAGATTCTTGCCCACGCCCGGCAAATCTCTGAGCACCCGTAACTGCAGCTGCTCTAGCTCTTGGCCTGGCCCAATTCCcgagcgcagcagcagcgctggTGAATCAATGGCGCCCGCCGAGAGCACTGCCTCCTTGGCCACGCCCACGAGGTAAGTGTGTCCGTTGCGCTCAAAGCTCACAGCTTCCACACGTTGTGCTGTCGCATCGAAGTGAAGCTGCTTGACCAGCGCATGCTTGATCACCTTCAGATTACGGCGTTTCGACACACGTCCCAAGTACTCCTTGCCAGTGGAAGCACGTTCTCCGTGCTGCGCTGTCACCGGCACCTGGGCATAGCCCACGAAGCTGCCCTCGGCGAACTCGCGCACCCGCGGCACACCCAGCCTCTGAGCTCCCTCGTAGATCATAGAAAAGGGCGGGCCTTGTGGCGTCTCGAAGTAACTCAGTTTCACGTAGCCCTGAGGATGTGTGGCATTGCCGACGGGACGCACAGACTTCTCATAGTAGGCGAGCACCTCGTCGTAGCTCCAGCCCGTGTTTCCCATGTCGGACCAGTCGTCGAAATCGCGACGATTGCCGCGCAGATAGAGCATTATATTGACGCCGCCGGAGCCGCCAATCATGCGACCGCGTGGCCAGTAACAGCGTCCCTGCTTCATGCCCAGACTGGAGCGAGAACTCGGCTCCGTGTAGTAGTTCCACATGAAGTTTGTGTGCTGCAGGCCAAAGAAGAGTGCAGGAATCTGGTGGAGAGAAAAACACCCGGAACTTCATCATTACAtactttcttacttttttttacctAAACTAACTAAAGTAAAAAACAACTTCATCCAATATAATGAAATGCTACGCGGGatatgcaaaagcaaatgatatatatatatatatatatatatatatatatatatatatatatatatatatatatatatatttatttatttttaagaagctgtaatttatttaattgaaggTGTTTTTGTTCATTATTTGGCCAGCtgcttaaaaacaaaacaatatatatttatatatatatatatttatatttttatacctgctacccatagggtagaagggtattataactttgtgcctgcaagaaatgtatgtagcaggtagaaggaggcatctccgactctataaaatatatatatccttgatcagcgtcaacagccgagacgatctagccatgtccgtctgtctgtaggtccgtctgtgtgtctgtccgtccgtccgtatgaaacactggatctcagaaactataagagatagagctataatttttttcgacagcatttgttgtgtttgcacgcagatcaagtttgtttaaaatttttgccacgcccacttacgCCCCCGCGAATCAAAAACAATCGAATAACAagagtaattttaaagctagagttgcgaattttggtatatacaataatactgtagtagttatgattcctgaaagtTTGGTTGccatcagataaaaattgtcgaagttatttaagaaatacttttgtatgggcaaaaacgctaacttactaggggtcttagttgctttggctgacaatctggtatattttgaatgcggtactatatcgatataccaaacacaccatttggtatatttttagtatctttGAAGTATactatattcagtatattttgagaataataccgcaaaatatattgctattatgcaaaatgggtagcgggtatctcacagtcgagtacactcgactttCGCTTTAACGGATTTCTGTTAACTTCTCTGTTATTTCCTATATCATCCTTTACGCTTGAAATATgcactttcatttcatttataactTCGGCATTTGGGAAatattctctttctcttgccCGTTTTATTACATGTTTGCTATTTAAGCAACTGGTTCACTTGTTGCTCCATTTAAAGCAGTTTTCTACACATACAAGTTTCCGCATTTGATGCTTACAATTCCTGTTTACAGTTGAGATTTTGGCTTGAGCTTGGGTTGAACTTACCTCGGATTCGACGGGGGGATCTCCTCCAGCCTCAAGGACGAGCACACGCCAGTTGGGGTTCTCGCTGAGACGACTTGCAACCACAGATCCTGCCGACCCTGCGCCAATCACAACGAAATCAAAGTCCAGCTCTTGGCGTTGTAGTTGGGGAAGCAGCTGATCGCCTGCATCTGGTGGCCAGAGGGAGGCGGGTGCCACACGACACTGGGCGGCGAGTAGACTCTGGAGCAGCATGGTGACCATGCCTTGGAACAGGCCGATGGCAGGTGTGCCACACTGTGTGGCATGCGTGAGgttacttgttgttgtgtccAACATTTGAGCCGTTGGCGAATTGAAGCGCTGCCTGTGCTTGCGATTTGCTTTTATACTGGCGATAAAAGCAAACTGCCAGCCAGTTATTCTGTAACtctgtccgtttgtctgtctgtctctgtctctgtcagCTGGTTATCGCAGCAGCTGAGATGTTGACttaagcggcagcagcagcaataacaatgaaTCAGCTATATCAATCTATATATGAACTGTATCTCGTGTGCTCGACTCCTGCCTCACAGCTCAGTACTCACTGACCCCGACACGTGCCACTGCCACAGTTGCCACAGAGCGAGTGAAGTGTCGTGTCATGAACTCCTCAGCAAATTAGCGGCGAGAGAATTGTCGCCATTTTCATAATTGCAATTCTGCAAGCTCATGCAATCAAGCAGCTAATTTCTAGCTATTTAAAGGAGCGGACTCACAAGTTCAACTGAAGAGGTGAATAAAACTCTGCAAAACATAACACATCTggctataataatattatcttTAATCAGattaatgaatattataattttggaCTTTAAAATAATGAGAAATTCGTTTAACTTATCGGTCACAAGTTGACAGTTCAACTCAAAGGATGACAAATTTGTAGAGAAATCGGAAAAAACGAGTGTCAAGAACTTTTGAAGAGCATTTTATCAACGAATTCAATGAGTCAACGTGactgaaattaattgaattccCTTACGCATTTATTTTCTAGTTATTATAGATTTGCTTATATATCTATCTGAGTGTCTGGCTGTTGGTTTAAGAATCCTTTCGACACCCTCGACTGAATAAAtgtttgaattataaatattaaagatttctttttggtaaaaaaaaagcttgCAAACTTCTAGCTTATACTTAGAATGAGTTACTTCAAACTGTTGTTCACAAGTCGTAGTCGTGGATGTGGCGATTGTCCTCGCGGTCATCCCCCAAGGCAACCCAGTCCTGGGCAATAAAGTCCGCCGCCCTTTCCCCGATCATGATGGCAGCGGCATTTGTGTTGGCACTGACGATATTAGGCATAATGCTGGCATCGGCTACACGCAGATTGTCGACACCGTGCAGCTGAAGGCGGGGACTGACACAGGCCTCCGGATCGCTGGCCGGTGACATCTTAAGGGTGCCCACCTGATGGTAGCAGGTCATTGAAAAGTACTTCGCATAGCAACGCCAATAGTCATCGGATCGATACTCATACCCGGCATCGCACTCCTCAATGGGCATGTGCGTGAGTTGGGCACCCGATGCCTTGTAGGCGGCAGTGTCGAGCAGTTGCTCCTGGTATCGTATGCCACGCAATATCGTTGCCATATCTTCGGGATGGGACAGATAGTTGCTGAAGAGGAGCGGGGCTTCGTTGGGGTTTTCTTGGCGTAGACGTAACTCGCCCCTAGACTGGGGATGCGAGAGCAACACAAAGATGCAGAGCAGATCAGAGTCGATCAGTAGCTGCTGAAGATACTGTACATACTGCTCCTGGATGCTGAGACCGCCCACAAACATGGCAAGCACATCGTGACGGCCGCGCGGCATGAACAGATGATGCAGCTCAACGTCCGGATAGCGTtgatcgctgctgctgttcgtgtTGATGAAGCCCACAATGGAGGCGGTGCCATGGTTGGCCAACGAACCCTTGCGACTCAACAGATACTCATAGATGCTGTCAAGTATCTCCTTTTCGGACTGCGGCTCGTTCACCTGCAACTGCATGAAGATCGGAACTAGGACATGATCCTGAAGATTCTTGCCCACGCCCGGCAAATCTCTGAGCACCCGTAACTGCAGCTGCTCTAGCTCTTGGCCTGGCCCAATTCCcgagcgcagcagcagcgctggTGAATCAATGGCGCCCGCCGAGAGCACTGCCTCCTTGGCCACGCCCACGAGGTAAGTGTGTCCGTTGCGCTCAAAGCTCACAGCTTCCACACGTTGTGCTGTCGCATCGAAGTGAAGCTGCTTGACCAGCGCATGCTTGATCACCTTCAGATTACGGCGTTTCGACACACGTCCCAAGTGTCCCTTGCCACTGGCAGCACGTTGTCCCTGCTGTGCTGTCACTGGTACCTGGGTATAGCCCACAAAGCTCCCCTCGGCGAACTCGGGGACCTGCGGCACACCCAGCTCCTGAGCTCCCTCGTAGATCATGGAAAAGGGCGGGCCTTGTGACGTCTCGAAGCGATTCAGTTGCACGTAACCCTGAGGATGTGTCTCATTGCCGACGGGACGCACCGA
This region includes:
- the LOC133847814 gene encoding glucose dehydrogenase [FAD, quinone]-like, which translates into the protein MLDTTTSNLTHATQCGTPAIGLFQGMVTMLLQSLLAAQCRVAPASLWPPDAGDQLLPQLQRQELDFDFVVIGAGSAGSVVASRLSENPNWRVLVLEAGGDPPVESEIPALFFGLQHTNFMWNYYTEPSSRSSLGMKQGRCYWPRGRMIGGSGGVNIMLYLRGNRRDFDDWSDMGNTGWSYDEVLAYYEKSVRPVGNATHPQGYVKLSYFETPQGPPFSMIYEGAQRLGVPRVREFAEGSFVGYAQVPVTAQHGERASTGKEYLGRVSKRRNLKVIKHALVKQLHFDATAQRVEAVSFERNGHTYLVGVAKEAVLSAGAIDSPALLLRSGIGPGQELEQLQLRVLRDLPGVGKNLQDHVLVPIFMQLQVNEPQSEKEILDSIYEYLLSRKGSLANIGTTSIVGFINTNSSSDQRYPDVELLHLFITHGRQDVLAMFVDGISIQEQYVQHLQQLLIDSDLLCIFVVLSQPQSKGELRLRQENPNEAPLLFSNYLSHPEDLATILRGIRYQEQLLDTAAYKASGAQLTHMPIEECDAGYEYRSDDYWRCYAKYFSMTCYHQSGTLKMSPASDPEACVSPRLQLHGVDNLRVADASIMPNIVSANTNAAAIMIGERAADFIAQDWVALGDDREDNRHTHDYDL
- the LOC133847813 gene encoding glucose dehydrogenase [FAD, quinone]-like — encoded protein: MLDTTTSNLTHATQCGTPAIGLFQGMVTMLLQSLLAAQCRVAPASLWPPDAGDQLLPQLQRQELDFDFVVIGAGSAGSVVASRLSENPNWRVLVLEAGGDPPVESEIPALFFGLQHTDFMWNYYTEPSSRSCLGMKRGRCYWPRGRMIGGTGGVNAMLYLRGNRRDFDDWSDMGNTGWSYDEVLALYEQSVRPVGNETHPQGYVQLNRFETSQGPPFSMIYEGAQELGVPQVPEFAEGSFVGYTQVPVTAQQGQRAASGKGHLGRVSKRRNLKVIKHALVKQLHFDATAQRVEAVSFERNGHTYLVGVAKEAVLSAGAIDSPALLLRSGIGPGQELEQLQLRVLRDLPGVGKNLQDHVLVPIFMQLQVNEPQSEKEILDSIYEYLLSRKGSLANHGTASIVGFINTNSSSDQRYPDVELHHLFMPRGRHDVLAMFVGGLSIQEQYVQYLQQLLIDSDLLCIFVLLSHPQSRGELRLRQENPNEAPLLFSNYLSHPEDMATILRGIRYQEQLLDTAAYKASGAQLTHMPIEECDAGYEYRSDDYWRCYAKYFSMTCYHQVGTLKMSPASDPEACVSPRLQLHGVDNLRVADASIMPNIVSANTNAAAIMIGERAADFIAQDWVALGDDREDNRHIHDYDL